In the genome of Halobacterium noricense, one region contains:
- a CDS encoding glycosyltransferase, whose translation MNFLWAAVTLAVVTAAPYFAYLGLYAWIRPNGSPAQKSEWEPSVSIVLPTYNEAGIVETKLDDVLAFDYPMEKVEVVVVDSSTDKTREIIREFFADLDEPDLVLLEEDERRGLAPALNDAYEVASNEMVVKTDCDSKVASDALREAAANLADDEIAAVTGSNVEVLGGSEVESGYRGVQSHIQQLESHLDSTLIFHGPFSAFENDALLPIDPNSLADDTELALKIRRQGGRVIFDPAVKYMEASHSQFVKRRKQKDRRGMGLIRLLVQHRDALGGYANYGKVVLPFNCWFMIISPWLMTATLVVGTGAAVSMFSMGGVAFPLAVGGFAYLGQKDLLGPVQALYSVFDTQVSLLRASVELLKGEGDGMWDVDSELREAFE comes from the coding sequence ATGAATTTCCTCTGGGCGGCCGTAACGCTCGCGGTGGTCACGGCAGCCCCGTATTTCGCGTATCTGGGGTTGTACGCCTGGATTCGTCCCAACGGCTCTCCAGCCCAGAAGTCAGAGTGGGAGCCCTCGGTTAGTATCGTCCTCCCAACGTATAACGAGGCAGGCATCGTCGAAACAAAGCTTGATGACGTTCTAGCGTTCGACTACCCGATGGAGAAGGTCGAAGTCGTGGTCGTCGACTCCTCGACAGACAAGACTCGAGAGATCATTCGCGAGTTTTTCGCGGATCTCGATGAGCCAGATTTGGTGTTGCTTGAGGAAGACGAGCGGCGCGGGCTGGCGCCCGCACTCAACGACGCCTACGAGGTCGCATCGAATGAGATGGTCGTGAAGACGGACTGCGACTCGAAGGTCGCTTCGGACGCGCTTCGAGAGGCAGCCGCGAATCTCGCTGACGACGAGATCGCAGCGGTGACGGGGAGTAATGTCGAAGTCCTTGGCGGCAGCGAAGTCGAGTCAGGCTACCGTGGCGTTCAGAGCCACATTCAACAACTCGAATCACATCTCGACTCGACGCTGATCTTCCACGGCCCATTTTCCGCGTTCGAGAACGACGCACTGTTGCCGATCGATCCGAACTCCCTCGCTGACGACACCGAGCTGGCGCTGAAGATTCGCCGTCAGGGCGGACGCGTGATTTTCGATCCCGCCGTTAAGTACATGGAGGCCTCTCACTCCCAGTTCGTCAAGCGACGCAAGCAGAAAGACCGGCGCGGGATGGGGCTGATTCGGTTGCTGGTACAGCACCGGGACGCACTCGGTGGCTACGCGAACTACGGAAAAGTGGTGCTGCCGTTCAACTGCTGGTTCATGATTATCTCGCCGTGGCTAATGACTGCTACTCTGGTGGTTGGTACGGGGGCCGCTGTTTCTATGTTCAGTATGGGCGGGGTTGCGTTCCCGCTTGCTGTTGGTGGGTTCGCATATCTCGGGCAGAAGGACTTGCTTGGACCGGTACAGGCTCTTTACTCGGTGTTCGATACTCAGGTGTCGCTGTTGCGGGCGAGCGTAGAATTACTTAAAGGGGAAGGTGACGGGATGTGGGACGTGGACAGCGAATTGCGGGAGGCATTCGAATAA
- a CDS encoding GMC family oxidoreductase: protein MQPNREPSDRVDVCVVGAGPAGGIVADKLTTEGYDVVVLEAGPRFDDDEREQRMECSIRPAHGPDSVWEMGGERDAYASTGDRHYPLNAARVKGVGGSTLHWQGMVMRLHEQDFRLESETGVGTDWPIRYEDLRPYYASAEEELGVAGASDNPFAPPREQPHPLPAFPPSYSDSLFAEACEAVGVTTHSVPNARLSESRNDRSACVGYGTCQPVCPSGAKYDATIHVARAEEQGTRVVDRAPVQRLEHGDAGERVTAAVYATPDGTEHRQEAREFVLAAGGVGNPRLLLLSESEQYPDGLANSSGLVGRYFMDHLFAGVGGTLDEPTRQNHVGFNTTESHQFYDRVDDSRGAIKLEFLNYAGPSPVEMALSGDDWGDAMLDRIRDGYGTHVAVGALVEQPPKKENQIRLHPERTDDHGNPVPDVVWSLSDRTRRTIERANEIQRGILAELGADVQWTVGPDATGPAYHHMGTTRMGDNPETSVVDAQLRTHDLANLTIPSSSVFPTGGAMNPTLTIAALALKAADHVAERL, encoded by the coding sequence ATGCAGCCGAACCGGGAGCCTTCCGACCGCGTGGACGTCTGCGTCGTCGGCGCTGGCCCCGCTGGCGGCATCGTCGCGGACAAACTCACTACGGAGGGCTACGACGTGGTCGTCCTCGAAGCCGGGCCGCGATTCGACGACGACGAGCGCGAGCAGCGCATGGAGTGCTCGATTCGGCCCGCGCACGGCCCGGACTCGGTCTGGGAGATGGGCGGCGAACGCGACGCGTACGCGTCGACAGGCGATCGCCACTATCCGCTGAACGCGGCCCGCGTGAAGGGCGTCGGCGGGTCGACGCTGCACTGGCAGGGGATGGTGATGCGCCTGCACGAGCAGGACTTCAGGCTCGAAAGCGAGACCGGCGTCGGCACGGACTGGCCGATTCGCTACGAGGACCTGCGGCCGTACTACGCCAGCGCCGAGGAAGAACTGGGCGTCGCGGGCGCGAGCGACAACCCATTCGCGCCGCCACGCGAGCAGCCCCACCCGCTGCCCGCGTTCCCGCCGAGCTACTCCGACTCGCTGTTCGCGGAGGCCTGCGAGGCAGTCGGTGTGACGACACACTCGGTGCCGAACGCCCGGCTTTCGGAGTCCCGGAACGACCGGAGCGCGTGCGTGGGCTACGGCACCTGCCAGCCGGTCTGTCCGTCGGGCGCGAAGTACGACGCGACGATTCACGTGGCGCGAGCGGAGGAACAGGGTACCCGTGTCGTGGACCGCGCGCCGGTCCAGCGCCTCGAACACGGCGACGCGGGCGAGCGCGTGACAGCAGCCGTTTACGCGACGCCCGACGGCACCGAACACCGCCAAGAGGCCCGCGAGTTCGTGCTCGCCGCGGGCGGCGTCGGGAACCCACGGTTGCTCTTGCTCTCCGAATCGGAGCAGTATCCGGACGGGCTCGCGAACTCCTCTGGGCTGGTCGGCCGGTACTTCATGGACCACCTGTTCGCGGGCGTCGGCGGCACGCTCGACGAACCCACCCGGCAGAACCACGTCGGCTTCAACACCACGGAGAGCCACCAGTTCTACGACCGGGTGGACGACTCGCGGGGAGCCATCAAGCTCGAATTCCTCAACTACGCGGGTCCCTCGCCGGTGGAGATGGCGCTGTCGGGCGACGACTGGGGCGACGCGATGCTCGACCGCATCCGCGACGGCTACGGCACGCACGTCGCAGTGGGCGCGCTCGTCGAGCAACCCCCGAAGAAGGAGAACCAGATTCGCCTCCATCCCGAGCGCACCGACGACCACGGCAACCCCGTGCCGGACGTGGTGTGGTCGCTTTCCGACCGGACGCGCCGAACCATCGAGCGCGCGAACGAGATACAGCGCGGGATTCTGGCCGAACTCGGCGCGGACGTTCAGTGGACGGTCGGCCCCGACGCAACGGGACCGGCGTACCACCACATGGGGACGACGCGAATGGGCGACAACCCCGAGACGAGCGTCGTCGACGCCCAGCTACGCACGCACGACCTCGCGAACCTCACGATTCCGTCGTCCAGCGTCTTCCCGACGGGCGGTGCGATGAATCCGACGCTCACCATCGCCGCGCTCGCGCTGAAGGCCGCCGACCACGTCGCGGAGCGCCTGTAG
- a CDS encoding ribbon-helix-helix domain-containing protein, producing MSEAATGRDEEDEIVTVNFKATQSFLDEIDEAWQGRGFNSRSEFIRYTLRDAVENPTFDRDELIALLAAESDSREGTTMDAEQARETFGTSDE from the coding sequence ATGTCCGAAGCAGCCACGGGAAGGGACGAAGAGGACGAAATCGTCACCGTGAATTTCAAAGCCACGCAGTCGTTCCTCGACGAAATCGACGAGGCGTGGCAAGGCCGCGGGTTCAACAGTCGGAGCGAGTTCATTCGATACACGCTCCGCGACGCCGTCGAGAACCCGACGTTCGACCGCGACGAACTCATCGCACTGCTCGCTGCTGAGTCAGATAGTCGCGAGGGAACGACGATGGACGCCGAGCAAGCGCGCGAGACGTTCGGAACGAGCGATGAGTGA
- a CDS encoding metal-dependent hydrolase, whose product MELTWFGHSTWRVEVGETTLLIDPFFDNPKTDTDPEEVDPDHVLLTHGHADHIADVDRFRGAHFVSTPELAGYLGDQYDVDDATGMNLGGTVELGDAYVTMVRADHSNGIDTGYGTSAGMPAGYVISDKMPTQVADEDSETFYHAGDTSLHTEMRDVIAPFLEPDAVAVPVGDHFTMGPWQAAVAVDWLDADVAFPMHYDTFPPIEIDTDDFVREVEATGSPADVEVLDGDETFDLSEHFY is encoded by the coding sequence ATGGAACTGACCTGGTTCGGCCACTCCACGTGGCGTGTCGAAGTCGGCGAGACGACGCTGCTCATCGACCCGTTCTTCGACAACCCCAAGACCGACACCGACCCCGAGGAGGTGGACCCCGACCACGTGCTGCTCACGCACGGCCACGCCGACCACATCGCCGACGTGGACCGATTCCGGGGCGCGCACTTCGTCTCGACGCCCGAACTCGCGGGCTACCTCGGCGACCAGTACGACGTCGACGACGCCACCGGGATGAACCTCGGCGGCACCGTCGAACTCGGCGACGCCTACGTGACGATGGTGCGCGCGGACCACTCCAACGGCATCGACACCGGCTACGGCACGTCCGCCGGGATGCCCGCGGGCTACGTGATCTCGGACAAGATGCCCACGCAGGTCGCCGACGAGGACAGCGAGACGTTCTACCACGCCGGCGACACCAGCCTCCACACGGAGATGCGGGACGTCATCGCGCCGTTCCTCGAACCCGACGCCGTCGCCGTTCCTGTCGGCGACCACTTCACGATGGGGCCGTGGCAGGCCGCCGTCGCCGTCGACTGGCTCGACGCCGACGTCGCGTTCCCGATGCACTACGACACGTTCCCGCCGATCGAAATCGACACCGACGACTTCGTGCGCGAGGTCGAAGCTACGGGTAGCCCCGCCGACGTTGAAGTGCTCGACGGCGACGAGACGTTCGACCTCTCCGAACACTTCTACTGA
- a CDS encoding OsmC family protein gives MTIEVTSTSEEGYVTRSRVGDYELTVDATEEEGPEPNGVLLADYASCFVPAFRVGGNKEGFDDLGRIDVDVEGDLDDDDDLEAIRFHLLVEEDLDDDDFDAIVARAEDICHVHSALREGLHAEITGETGAF, from the coding sequence ATGACAATCGAAGTCACCAGTACGTCCGAGGAAGGCTACGTCACGCGGTCGCGCGTCGGCGACTACGAACTGACTGTCGACGCCACCGAGGAAGAAGGCCCCGAACCGAACGGCGTTCTCCTCGCGGACTACGCGTCATGTTTCGTCCCAGCGTTCCGCGTCGGCGGCAACAAGGAAGGCTTCGACGACCTCGGCCGAATCGACGTCGATGTCGAAGGCGACCTCGATGACGATGACGACCTTGAGGCGATTCGATTCCACCTCCTCGTCGAGGAGGATCTCGACGATGACGACTTCGACGCCATCGTTGCCCGCGCCGAGGACATCTGCCACGTCCACAGCGCGCTCCGCGAGGGCCTCCACGCCGAAATCACCGGCGAGACCGGCGCGTTCTAA
- a CDS encoding type II toxin-antitoxin system RelE family toxin: MSDEEWTWELSSTAQSDLDSLSPTEQDRILDKLDEIVNSPWRDPPDYGEPLQNSPHRKIRVGGFRLAATFRQDEQRLVIARIKRRGGAYTADDD, translated from the coding sequence ATGAGTGACGAGGAGTGGACGTGGGAACTCTCCTCGACGGCGCAAAGCGACCTCGACTCGCTCTCACCGACTGAGCAAGACCGAATCCTCGACAAACTCGACGAGATAGTCAATTCCCCGTGGCGCGACCCGCCGGATTACGGCGAACCGCTGCAAAACAGCCCGCACAGGAAAATCCGGGTCGGGGGGTTCCGTCTCGCCGCGACGTTCCGCCAGGACGAACAGCGACTCGTTATTGCCCGAATCAAGCGGCGTGGCGGCGCATACACAGCTGACGACGACTGA
- a CDS encoding TRAM domain-containing protein, producing MDYVLVAGGVGAVVVVLGVLGIWRRLTSGGESQRAHEAAQEREPPVELGDTYEFGITEFTDHHSGERVAVGKVEGFVLFTEDVPDRLSEGDVIRATVTSFNRERTSADAIFEGAA from the coding sequence ATGGACTACGTGCTGGTCGCTGGCGGCGTCGGCGCAGTTGTCGTCGTACTCGGCGTACTGGGGATTTGGCGACGACTGACGTCGGGCGGCGAATCGCAGCGCGCCCACGAGGCCGCGCAGGAACGCGAACCACCCGTCGAGCTCGGTGACACCTACGAGTTCGGCATCACGGAGTTCACGGACCACCACTCCGGCGAGCGCGTCGCCGTCGGCAAAGTCGAGGGGTTCGTGCTGTTCACCGAGGACGTCCCCGATCGACTCTCGGAGGGCGACGTCATTCGAGCGACAGTAACGTCATTCAACCGTGAGCGAACGTCCGCGGACGCGATTTTCGAAGGGGCGGCGTAA
- a CDS encoding DUF5779 family protein, producing the protein MSDGFNLDLRNAEEEIDVPESFDGSVVLGVLDGTTPDGDWLGEVQDGNVLLLAVDGDLNDLASGFASDVKDAGGTLMHFREFLVVTPPGVGVDADRL; encoded by the coding sequence ATGTCTGACGGCTTCAACCTCGACCTGCGGAACGCCGAGGAGGAAATCGACGTTCCCGAGTCCTTCGACGGGAGCGTCGTCCTCGGTGTTCTGGACGGGACGACACCGGACGGTGACTGGCTCGGCGAAGTCCAGGACGGCAACGTCCTCCTGCTCGCCGTCGACGGCGACCTCAACGACCTAGCCTCCGGGTTCGCCAGCGACGTCAAGGATGCTGGTGGGACACTCATGCACTTCCGGGAGTTCCTCGTCGTCACACCGCCTGGCGTCGGCGTGGATGCCGACCGGCTGTAA
- a CDS encoding DUF7557 family protein produces MPDVHLSEETVERLDALREGDESYDELVEELLNIYEAEELTLFHSGDG; encoded by the coding sequence ATGCCCGACGTCCACCTCAGCGAGGAGACTGTCGAGCGACTGGACGCGCTCCGCGAGGGCGACGAGTCCTACGACGAACTCGTGGAGGAACTCCTCAACATCTATGAAGCCGAGGAGCTCACGCTGTTCCACTCCGGGGACGGTTAG
- a CDS encoding RNA-guided endonuclease InsQ/TnpB family protein has product MEYRRTAVIKLDTPEGADIHLRETVEQFKYCANTASEWCWHGDDGYHVTSKAKAEGALYDQLREDTELTANLVQKGIRQAVESVKSGVERLKNDQDTSRPTFTADTAVYDKRSATFHRDHVSLSTPDGRIECDYILPDDTETPPTKYVANEDYEFRRATLHRRDGDWYLHASMLKEDDDTDSTTEHRTVLGVDLGVNQLAVASTGRFWSADEFTHWKREYEKRRGDLQQCGTRAAHDAIAGVERKEDGRFEIFLHRVANEIVAEARSQDCSHIVFEDLTDIRESVPQASWHHLWAFRRLYECVAYKAKEQGVKAVQVDPRNTSKRCSTCGFTHDDNRDGEDFQCQNCGYQNHADYNASKNIGLQYLRRRQNADDGGSPVDVRLNRGTLNVSGEYNLPASSEA; this is encoded by the coding sequence GTGGAGTACCGTCGAACCGCCGTCATCAAGCTCGACACGCCCGAAGGCGCGGATATACACCTTCGAGAGACTGTCGAGCAATTCAAATACTGCGCTAACACCGCGAGCGAGTGGTGCTGGCACGGCGACGATGGCTACCACGTCACATCGAAAGCCAAGGCCGAAGGTGCACTGTACGACCAGCTACGCGAGGACACGGAGTTAACCGCGAATCTCGTCCAGAAGGGGATTCGCCAAGCTGTCGAATCAGTCAAGAGTGGCGTCGAACGGCTTAAGAATGACCAAGATACGTCTCGTCCGACCTTCACGGCTGATACCGCCGTCTACGACAAGCGAAGTGCCACCTTCCACCGCGACCACGTTTCACTGTCAACACCGGACGGACGAATCGAGTGCGACTACATTCTTCCCGACGACACCGAGACACCGCCAACAAAGTACGTCGCCAACGAGGACTACGAGTTTCGGCGGGCCACACTCCATCGACGCGACGGCGACTGGTATCTCCATGCGTCGATGCTCAAAGAGGACGACGACACCGACTCCACTACCGAGCACAGAACAGTCCTTGGTGTGGACCTCGGTGTGAATCAACTCGCGGTCGCTTCGACCGGACGGTTCTGGTCGGCAGACGAGTTTACCCACTGGAAACGAGAGTACGAGAAACGGCGTGGCGACCTCCAACAGTGTGGGACACGAGCCGCCCACGACGCGATAGCAGGCGTTGAGCGCAAAGAGGACGGACGCTTCGAGATATTCCTGCATCGTGTCGCCAACGAAATCGTCGCCGAAGCCCGCTCTCAGGACTGTTCGCACATCGTGTTCGAGGATTTGACCGACATTCGTGAGAGCGTCCCACAGGCGTCGTGGCACCATCTGTGGGCGTTCCGCCGTCTCTACGAGTGCGTCGCTTACAAAGCCAAAGAGCAGGGCGTCAAAGCCGTGCAAGTAGACCCACGGAACACCTCGAAGCGGTGTTCGACCTGTGGGTTTACCCACGACGACAACCGCGATGGCGAGGACTTCCAGTGTCAGAATTGCGGCTACCAGAACCACGCCGACTACAACGCCAGTAAGAATATCGGCTTGCAGTATCTCCGTCGTCGGCAAAACGCAGACGACGGAGGCTCACCCGTAGACGTGCGCTTGAATCGCGGGACGCTGAACGTGAGTGGAGAGTACAACCTTCCCGCCTCATCCGAGGCGTAG
- a CDS encoding DUF5799 family protein — MTDDWQDIVVGARMAVDTEFTDRVRGSSLSNSQWGLVMTAVEFDIEDADDPENARIVADTSKLEHVLPEMQNVDKQMAMGGGGGREQSKSSGGVVRGIKDALGLGSDDNGDEELEAEATQLADEYADALQSHLEDEGKWEDVRRAAAGD; from the coding sequence ATGACCGACGATTGGCAGGACATAGTGGTCGGCGCGCGCATGGCAGTCGACACCGAATTCACGGACCGAGTACGTGGGTCCTCGCTGTCGAACTCCCAGTGGGGACTCGTGATGACCGCCGTCGAGTTCGACATTGAGGACGCCGACGATCCCGAGAACGCACGGATCGTCGCCGACACGTCGAAGCTCGAACACGTCCTCCCGGAGATGCAGAACGTCGACAAGCAGATGGCGATGGGCGGCGGTGGCGGCCGCGAGCAGTCCAAGAGTAGTGGTGGTGTCGTCCGCGGTATCAAGGACGCGCTCGGCCTCGGCAGCGACGACAACGGCGACGAGGAACTCGAAGCGGAAGCGACGCAGCTCGCCGACGAATATGCGGATGCGCTCCAGTCCCACCTCGAAGACGAAGGCAAGTGGGAGGACGTGCGGCGCGCGGCGGCCGGCGACTAA
- a CDS encoding gluconate 2-dehydrogenase subunit 3 family protein — MELTRRDVLAALAAAGAAGAVGAGALTRSQRDDAENPVGDHEVATLVAVAGVVYPSEVEGVESFVREYSVARFADRPEYAAGVADAIAALDEYTRTWHDTAFVGLDADAREEGLSGMEVDIADSVPEGADRERVRYYLVNELLYALFSTPTGGELAGIENPQGHPGGTASYQRGPQ; from the coding sequence ATGGAGCTGACGCGACGCGACGTGCTCGCCGCGCTCGCCGCTGCGGGTGCCGCAGGTGCGGTCGGCGCTGGCGCGCTCACGCGCTCCCAGCGCGACGACGCCGAGAATCCTGTCGGCGACCACGAGGTAGCGACGCTCGTCGCGGTCGCGGGCGTCGTCTACCCCAGCGAAGTCGAGGGAGTCGAGTCGTTCGTCCGGGAGTACAGCGTCGCCCGCTTCGCCGACCGGCCCGAGTACGCGGCGGGCGTCGCGGACGCCATCGCTGCGCTCGACGAGTACACGCGAACCTGGCACGACACGGCGTTCGTCGGCCTCGACGCCGACGCGCGCGAGGAGGGGCTCTCCGGGATGGAAGTCGACATCGCTGACTCCGTACCCGAGGGTGCCGACCGCGAGCGCGTCCGCTACTACCTCGTGAACGAACTGCTGTACGCGCTGTTCTCGACGCCGACCGGCGGCGAACTCGCTGGCATCGAGAACCCGCAGGGCCACCCCGGCGGCACGGCGAGCTACCAGCGAGGGCCGCAGTGA
- the aglJ gene encoding S-layer glycoprotein N-glycosyltransferase AglJ encodes MTDYENVCALVPTRNEAKTIGDVVDGLYDVGIGHVLVVDGHSEDNTQETAREHDAEVVQQSGSGKGQAVREGVKHIDEPYVLLLDGDDTNPPEQAPRLLNPLVSGDAKHVVGDRTADMQPGAMTKLNQIGNRLINRAFHRIHGEDYGDILSGYRAFTRKSFEQMFLSAEGFGIETEMAVECARHNIPVVVVPTTYCARPKGSETNLNPISDGARIIFTLYSLAKTSNPLFYFGSVGIVFGTAGVALAAYVGYDWFLKGISHEALTMVAGVLLLLGVQLVMFGVVSDIIVSLHREQRQRIDRLRDEQ; translated from the coding sequence ATGACCGACTACGAGAACGTGTGTGCGCTCGTTCCGACGCGGAACGAGGCGAAGACCATCGGCGACGTCGTGGACGGCCTCTACGATGTCGGCATCGGCCACGTTCTCGTTGTCGACGGCCACTCCGAGGATAATACCCAAGAAACTGCGCGCGAGCACGACGCCGAGGTCGTCCAGCAGTCGGGCTCCGGCAAGGGCCAGGCTGTCCGCGAGGGCGTCAAGCACATCGACGAACCCTATGTCCTGCTGCTTGACGGCGACGACACGAACCCACCCGAACAGGCTCCACGTCTTCTCAACCCGCTCGTTTCTGGAGATGCCAAGCACGTTGTCGGTGACCGCACGGCGGACATGCAGCCGGGGGCAATGACGAAACTCAACCAAATCGGCAACCGACTCATCAACCGTGCGTTCCACCGCATCCACGGCGAGGACTACGGCGACATCCTCTCGGGCTACCGGGCATTCACCCGGAAATCGTTCGAGCAGATGTTTCTCTCCGCGGAGGGATTCGGCATCGAGACGGAGATGGCCGTCGAATGCGCGCGCCATAATATTCCTGTCGTAGTCGTCCCCACGACGTATTGTGCCCGCCCTAAGGGATCAGAGACGAACCTCAACCCAATCTCCGATGGCGCACGCATTATCTTCACGCTGTACAGCCTCGCGAAGACGTCGAATCCACTCTTCTACTTTGGGAGCGTCGGCATCGTCTTTGGGACCGCGGGCGTCGCGCTCGCGGCGTACGTCGGCTACGACTGGTTCCTCAAGGGCATCTCCCATGAGGCGCTGACGATGGTCGCGGGCGTTTTGCTCTTGTTAGGCGTCCAGTTGGTCATGTTCGGCGTGGTTTCGGACATCATCGTCTCGCTGCACCGTGAACAGCGCCAGCGCATCGACCGGCTCCGCGACGAACAGTAG
- a CDS encoding fumarylacetoacetate hydrolase family protein, whose protein sequence is MHWMRFRDPAGAVRRGEYEDGTVSFGGRTYDVDDVEVLPPAEPSKVVCVGRNYAAHAEERGEEVPDRPLLFLKPPNAVASDGDTVTLPGDNYIEHEAEVAVVIGEQCRNVAVEDALDVVAGYTAADDVSNRTDQSQEKNWVRGKAFDGACPLGPVLATPDEVPHDASVELRVNGETRQSSSIEHFIFTVPELVAEITEYMTLEPGDVIITGTPEGVNELEDGDSVEVEVEGVGTLSHDVERR, encoded by the coding sequence ATGCACTGGATGCGTTTCCGCGACCCGGCAGGCGCAGTCCGACGCGGCGAGTACGAGGACGGCACCGTTTCCTTCGGCGGGCGCACGTACGACGTCGACGACGTCGAAGTGTTGCCGCCGGCGGAGCCGTCGAAAGTCGTCTGCGTCGGCCGGAACTACGCCGCGCACGCCGAGGAGCGCGGCGAGGAAGTCCCCGACCGCCCGCTGCTCTTCCTGAAGCCGCCGAACGCCGTGGCCAGCGACGGCGACACCGTCACGCTGCCCGGCGACAACTACATCGAGCACGAGGCGGAGGTCGCGGTCGTCATCGGCGAGCAGTGTCGGAACGTTGCCGTCGAGGACGCCCTCGACGTTGTCGCGGGCTACACGGCCGCCGACGACGTCTCGAACCGCACCGACCAGTCCCAGGAGAAGAACTGGGTGCGCGGGAAGGCCTTCGACGGCGCGTGCCCGCTCGGTCCGGTGCTCGCGACGCCCGACGAAGTCCCCCACGACGCGAGCGTCGAACTGCGCGTGAACGGCGAGACGCGCCAATCGTCGTCCATCGAGCACTTCATCTTCACCGTCCCCGAGCTCGTCGCCGAGATTACGGAGTACATGACCCTCGAACCCGGCGACGTCATCATCACGGGAACGCCGGAGGGCGTGAACGAACTGGAGGACGGCGACAGCGTCGAGGTCGAAGTCGAGGGCGTCGGCACGCTCTCCCACGACGTCGAACGCCGCTGA
- a CDS encoding aldo/keto reductase → MKQRRLGSTGFDVSEVSLGTWEIGADWGDVGEAEGKDAVRAALDAGVNFLDTADVYGDGRSERLISEVLDEREADEREASNRASGGAASRDEDPIVATKAGRRLDPHEADRYTHENLERFVDRSRDNLGVDSLDLVQLHCPPTKTYYQPETFDALADLKSAGKLDHYGVSVEKVEEGMKAIEYPGVETVQIIFNPFRQRPAERFLEAAASEDVGVIVRVPLASGLLTGAIDEDTAFPENDHRNFNREGDAFDVGETFAGVPLEAGVAGVDELREHVPDMLTLPQFALRWILDFDAVSTVIPGSTSPEHIRSNVAASNARPLEHQAHGATRDVYEKYVEEHVHHRW, encoded by the coding sequence ATGAAGCAGCGACGACTCGGTTCGACCGGGTTCGACGTCAGCGAAGTCAGCCTCGGCACGTGGGAAATCGGCGCCGACTGGGGCGACGTCGGCGAAGCGGAGGGCAAGGACGCCGTGCGCGCCGCGCTGGACGCGGGCGTGAATTTCCTCGACACCGCGGACGTCTACGGCGACGGGCGCAGCGAGCGCCTCATCAGCGAGGTCCTCGATGAGCGCGAGGCCGACGAACGGGAGGCCTCGAACAGAGCGAGCGGTGGAGCCGCGAGCCGCGACGAGGACCCCATCGTCGCGACGAAGGCGGGCCGCCGCCTCGACCCGCACGAGGCCGACCGCTACACGCACGAGAACCTCGAACGGTTCGTCGACCGCTCCCGCGACAACCTCGGCGTCGACTCCCTGGACCTCGTCCAACTCCACTGTCCGCCGACGAAGACGTACTACCAGCCGGAGACGTTCGATGCGCTCGCGGACCTCAAGAGCGCGGGCAAACTCGATCACTACGGCGTCAGCGTCGAGAAGGTCGAGGAGGGCATGAAGGCCATCGAATATCCGGGCGTCGAGACCGTCCAGATCATCTTCAACCCGTTCCGCCAGCGGCCCGCCGAGCGCTTCCTCGAAGCCGCCGCCAGCGAGGACGTCGGCGTCATCGTGCGCGTGCCGCTCGCGTCGGGGCTGCTCACGGGTGCCATCGACGAGGACACGGCGTTCCCGGAGAACGACCACCGGAACTTCAACCGCGAGGGGGACGCCTTCGACGTCGGCGAGACGTTCGCGGGCGTCCCCCTCGAAGCGGGCGTCGCGGGCGTCGACGAACTCCGCGAGCACGTCCCCGACATGCTCACCCTGCCGCAGTTCGCGCTCCGCTGGATCCTGGACTTCGACGCCGTCTCCACCGTGATTCCGGGGTCGACCTCGCCCGAGCACATCCGGAGCAACGTCGCCGCGTCGAACGCCCGCCCGCTCGAACATCAGGCCCACGGCGCGACCCGCGACGTCTACGAGAAGTACGTCGAAGAACACGTCCACCACCGCTGGTAA